A genomic segment from Armatimonadota bacterium encodes:
- a CDS encoding DoxX family protein — MAAREVPERRIVEDPPFVQVMFNTTRYAWLWALVRVWLGWQWIDAARHKIGVEAWTGTGAALKAFWERAIQVPPPPARPPVAFPWYRAFLQWLLDIQAYTWFAKLVAYGELLVGVALVLGAFVGIAAFVGGFMNWNFMMAGTASTNPLLFTAAVLLILAWKVAGSYGLDRWLLPLLGTPWRPGRLFGRPAD, encoded by the coding sequence ATGGCAGCCCGCGAGGTGCCGGAGCGACGGATCGTGGAGGATCCCCCGTTCGTGCAGGTGATGTTCAACACCACCCGGTACGCCTGGCTGTGGGCGCTGGTCCGGGTGTGGCTGGGCTGGCAGTGGATCGACGCCGCCCGCCACAAGATCGGCGTCGAGGCCTGGACCGGCACCGGGGCGGCCCTGAAGGCCTTCTGGGAGCGCGCCATCCAGGTGCCCCCGCCCCCGGCCCGCCCGCCGGTGGCCTTCCCCTGGTACCGCGCCTTCCTCCAGTGGCTGCTGGACATCCAGGCCTACACCTGGTTCGCCAAGCTGGTGGCCTACGGCGAGCTGCTGGTGGGGGTGGCCCTGGTCCTGGGCGCGTTCGTGGGGATCGCCGCCTTCGTGGGCGGCTTCATGAACTGGAACTTCATGATGGCGGGCACGGCCAGCACCAACCCGCTGCTGTTCACCGCCGCCGTCCTGCTGATCCTGGCGTGGAAGGTGGCCGGCTCCTACGGCCTGGACCGCTGGCTGCTGCCCCTGCTGGGCACCCCCTGGAGGCCCGGGAGGCTGTTTGGCAGACCCGCGGACTGA